In Pseudopipra pipra isolate bDixPip1 chromosome 5, bDixPip1.hap1, whole genome shotgun sequence, the following proteins share a genomic window:
- the LOC135414479 gene encoding histone H3: protein MARTKQTARKSTGGKAPRKQLATKAARKSAPATGGVKKPHRYRPGTVALREIRRYQKSTELLIRKLPFQRLVREIAQDFKTDLRFQSSAVMALQEASEAYLVGLFEDTNLCAIHAKRVTIMPKDIQLARRIRGERA from the coding sequence ATGGCGCGCACGAAGCAGACGGCGCGGAAGTCGACGGGCGGGAAGGCGCCCCGCAAGCAGCTGGCCACCAAGGCGGCCCGCAAGAGCGCGCCGGCCACGGGCGGCGTCAAGAAGCCGCACCGCTACCGGCCCGGCACGGTGGCGCTGCGCGAGATCCGCCGCTACCAGAAGTCCACCGAGCTGCTGATCCGCAAGCTGCCCTTCCAGCGCCTGGTGCGCGAGATCGCGCAGGACTTCAAGACCGACCTGCGCTTCCAGAGCTCGGCCGTCATGGCGCTGCAGGAGGCCAGCGAGGCTTACCTGGTGGGGCTCTTCGAGGACACCAACCTCTGCGCCATCCACGCCAAGCGCGTCACCATCATGCCCAAGGACATCCAGCTCGCCCGCCGCATCCGCGGAGAGCGCGCCTGA
- the LOC135414494 gene encoding histone H2B 1/2/3/4/6, whose product MPEPAKSAPAPKKGSKKAVTKTQKKGDKKRKKSRKESYSIYVYKVLKQVHPDTGISSKAMGIMNSFVNDIFERIAGEASRLAHYNKRSTITSREIQTAVRLLLPGELAKHAVSEGTKAVTKYTSSK is encoded by the coding sequence ATGCCCGAGCCCGCCAAGTCCGCGCCCGCGCCCAAGAAGGGCTCAAAGAAGGCGGTCACCAAGACGCAGAAGAAGGGCGACAAGAAGCGCAAGAAGAGCCGCAAGGAGAGCTACTCCATCTACGTGTACAAGGTGCTGAAGCAGGTGCACCCCGACACGGGCATCTCCTCCAAGGCCATGGGCATCATGAACTCCTTCGTCAACGACATCTTCGAGCGCATCGCCGGCGAGGCCTCGCGCCTGGCGCACTACAACAAGCGCTCCACCATCACGTCGCGGGAGATCCAGACGGCCGtgcggctgctgctgcctggcgAGCTGGCCAAGCACGCCGTCTCCGAGGGCACCAAGGCTGTCACCAAGTACACCAGCTCCAAGTAA
- the LOC135414486 gene encoding histone H2A-IV, whose amino-acid sequence MSGRGKQGGKARAKAKSRSSRAGLQFPVGRVHRLLRKGNYAERVGAGAPVYLAAVLEYLTAEILELAGNAARDNKKTRIIPRHLQLAIRNDEELNKLLGKVTIAQGGVLPNIQAVLLPKKTDSHKAKAK is encoded by the coding sequence ATGTCCGGGCGCGGGAAGCAGGGCGGGAAGGCGCGGGCCAAGGCCAAGTCGCGCTCGTCGCGGGCCGGGCTGCAGTTCCCCGTGGGCCGCGTGCACCGGCTGCTGCGCAAGGGCAACTACGCCGAGCGGGTGGGCGCCGGCGCGCCCGTCTACCTGGCGGCCGTGCTCGAGTACCTGACGGCCGAGATCCTGGAGCTGGCGGGCAACGCGGCCCGCGACAACAAGAAGACGCGCATCATCCCCCGCCACCTGCAGCTCGCCATCCGCAACGACGAGGAGCTCAACAAGCTGCTGGGCAAGGTGACGATCGCGCAGGGCGGCGTGCTGCCCAACATCCAGGCCGTGCTGCTGCCCAAGAAGACCGACAGCCACAAGGCCAAAGccaagtaa
- the LOC135414490 gene encoding histone H2B 1/2/3/4/6 gives MPEPAKSAPAPKKGSKKAVTKTQKKGDKKRKKSRKESYSIYVYKVLKQVHPDTGISSKAMGIMNSFVNDIFERIAGEASRLAHYNKRSTITSREIQTAVRLLLPGELAKHAVSEGTKAVTKYTSSK, from the coding sequence ATGCCTGAGCCGGCTAAGTCCGCACCCGCGCCCAAGAAGGGCTCCAAGAAGGCGGTCACCAAGACGCAGAAGAAGGGCGACAAGAAGCGCAAGAAGAGCCGCAAGGAGAGCTACTCCATCTACGTGTACAAGGTGCTGAAGCAGGTGCACCCCGACACGGGCATCTCCTCCAAGGCCATGGGCATCATGAACTCCTTCGTCAACGACATCTTCGAGCGCATCGCCGGCGAGGCCTCGCGCCTGGCGCACTACAACAAGCGCTCCACCATCACGTCGCGGGAGATCCAGACGGCCGtgcggctgctgctgcctggcgAGCTGGCCAAGCACGCCGTCTCCGAGGGCACCAAGGCTGTCACCAAGTACACCAGCTCCAAGTAA
- the LOC135414484 gene encoding histone H2A-IV, giving the protein MSGRGKQGGKARAKAKSRSSRAGLQFPVGRVHRLLRKGNYAERVGAGAPVYLAAVLEYLTAEILELAGNAARDNKKTRIIPRHLQLAIRNDEELNKLLGKVTIAQGGVLPNIQAVLLPKKTDSHKAKAK; this is encoded by the coding sequence ATGTCCGGGCGCGGGAAGCAGGGCGGGAAGGCGCGGGCCAAGGCCAAGTCGCGCTCGTCGCGGGCCGGGCTGCAGTTCCCCGTGGGCCGCGTGCACCGGCTGCTGCGCAAGGGCAACTACGCCGAGCGGGTGGGCGCCGGCGCGCCCGTCTACCTGGCGGCCGTGCTCGAGTACCTGACGGCCGAGATCCTGGAGCTGGCGGGCAACGCGGCCCGCGACAACAAGAAGACGCGCATCATCCCCCGCCACCTGCAGCTCGCCATCCGCAACGACGAGGAGCTCAACAAGCTGCTGGGCAAGGTGACGATCGCGCAGGGCGGCGTGCTGCCCAACATCCAGGCCGTGCTGCTGCCCAAGAAGACCGACAGCCACAAGGCCAAAGCCAAgtaa
- the LOC135414471 gene encoding histone H1.01, with translation MSETAPAAAPDAPAPGAKAAAKKPKKAAGGSKARKPAGPSVTELITKAVSASKERKGLSLAALKKALAAGGYDVEKNNSRIKLGLKSLVSKGTLVQTKGTGASGSFRLNKKPGEVKEKAPKKRVPAAKPKKPAAKKPASAAKKPKKAAAVKKSPKKAKKPAAAAAKKAAKSPKKAAKPGRPKKAAKSPAKAKTVKPKAAKPKAAKPKAAKAKKAAPKKK, from the coding sequence ATGTCCGAgaccgctcccgccgccgcccccgatgcgcccgcgcccggcgccaAGGCCGCCGCCAAGAAGCCGAAGAAGGCGGCGGGCGGCTCCAAAGCCCGCAAGCCCGCGGGGCCCAGCGTCACCGAGCTCATCACCAAGGCCGTGTCCGCCTCCAAGGAGCGCAAGGGGCTCTCCCTCGCCGCGCTCAAGAAGGCGCTGGCTGCCGGCGGCTACGATGTGGAGAAGAACAACAGCCGCATCAAGCTGGGGCTTAAGAGCCTCGTCAGCAAAGGCACCCTGGTGCAGACCAAGGGCACCGGTGCCTCTGGCTCTTTCCGTCTCAACAAGAAGCCTGgagaagtgaaggaaaaagctcccaagaaaagggtGCCCGCAGCCAAGCCCAAGAAGCCGGCAGCCAAGAAGCCAGCCAGCGCCGCCAAGAAGCCCAAGAAGGCAGCGGCAGTGAAGAAGAGCCCTAAGAAGGCTAAAAAGCCGGCGGCTGCGGCGGCCAAGAAAGCGGCCAAGAGCCCCAAGAAAGCCGCAAAGCCAGGCCGCCCCAAGAAGGCAGCGAAGAGCCCGGCCAAGGCAAAAACGGTGAAGCCCAAAGCAGCCAAGCCTAAGGCAGCCAAGCCCAAAGCGGCCAAGGCGAAGAAGGCAGCGCCGAAAAAGAAGTAA
- the LOC135414502 gene encoding histone H4: protein MSGRGKGGKGLGKGGAKRHRKVLRDNIQGITKPAIRRLARRGGVKRISGLIYEETRGVLKVFLENVIRDAVTYTEHAKRKTVTAMDVVYALKRQGRTLYGFGG, encoded by the coding sequence ATGTCTGGCAGAGGCAAAGGCGGGAAGGGGCTCGGCAAGGGCGGTGCCAAGCGCCACCGCAAGGTGCTGCGCGACAACATCCAGGGCATCACCAAGCCGGCCATCCGCCGCCTGGCTCGGCGCGGCGGCGTCAAGCGCATCTCGGGGCTCATCTACGAGGAGACGCGCGGCGTGCTGAAGGTCTTCCTGGAGAACGTCATCCGCGACGCCGTCACCTACACCGAGCACGCCAAGAGGAAGACCGTCACGGCCATGGACGTGGTCTACGCCCTCAAGCGCCAGGGACGCACCCTCTACGGCTTCGGCGGCTAA
- the LOC135414488 gene encoding histone H2A type 2-C gives MSGRGKQGGKARAKAKSRSSRAGLQFPVGRVHRLLRKGNYAERVGAGAPVYLAAVLEYLTAEILELAGNAARDNKKTRIIPRHLQLAIRNDEELNKLLGKVTIAQGGVLPNIQAVLLPKKTESHKAKSK, from the coding sequence ATGTCCGGGCGCGGGAAGCAGGGCGGGAAGGCGCGGGCCAAGGCCAAGTCGCGCTCGTCGCGGGCCGGGCTGCAGTTCCCCGTGGGCCGCGTGCACCGGCTGCTGCGCAAGGGCAACTACGCCGAGCGGGTGGGCGCCGGCGCGCCCGTCTACCTGGCGGCCGTGCTCGAGTACCTGACGGCCGAGATCCTGGAGCTGGCGGGCAACGCGGCCCGCGACAACAAGAAGACGCGCATCATCCCCCGCCACCTGCAGCTCGCCATCCGCAACGACGAGGAGCTCAACAAGCTGCTGGGCAAGGTGACGATCGCGCAGGGCGGCGTGCTGCCCAACATCCAGGCCGTGCTGCTGCCCAAGAAGACTGAAAGCCACAAAGCCAAGAGCAAGTAA